From Brochothrix thermosphacta DSM 20171 = FSL F6-1036, a single genomic window includes:
- a CDS encoding VanZ family protein, with the protein MKVRALVLFLATFFCVHLMYDWWWRPRFQVYIGEENGWLDGPWLSFIIVLIISIFITLTLIQLKRRRFNLYFIYVSYSLYFVTMIFFLFFKSVGSYGYYVGITTLIDELKKGKIVEALFNILYFVPLGMLLTRLKRSIFFLVSLLGLFLIEISQYSLELGYFDTNDILLNFIGLYLGRFLWLQLNNEIELYR; encoded by the coding sequence ATGAAAGTACGAGCACTGGTGCTTTTTTTAGCAACATTTTTCTGTGTGCATTTAATGTATGACTGGTGGTGGCGGCCGCGTTTTCAAGTTTATATTGGTGAGGAAAATGGATGGTTAGACGGGCCTTGGTTGTCTTTCATAATTGTTCTTATCATTTCTATTTTTATCACATTGACGCTCATACAATTAAAGCGAAGACGTTTTAATCTTTATTTTATTTATGTGAGTTATTCACTCTATTTTGTAACTATGATTTTCTTTTTGTTTTTCAAAAGTGTTGGTTCATATGGTTATTATGTTGGAATCACAACATTAATTGATGAACTTAAAAAAGGAAAAATCGTTGAAGCACTCTTTAATATACTCTATTTTGTCCCGTTAGGAATGTTGCTGACACGACTAAAACGAAGTATTTTTTTCTTGGTATCATTACTAGGTTTGTTCCTCATAGAAATTAGCCAATATAGTTTGGAGTTAGGTTATTTTGATACAAATGATATATTATTAAATTTTATTGGTTTGTATTTGGGTCGTTTTTTATGGTTGCAATTAAATAATGAAATTGAGTTGTATCGTTAA
- the aspS gene encoding aspartate--tRNA ligase translates to MDKRTTYCGLVTKEYVGQEVTLSGWVQKRRDLGGLIFIDLRDREGYVQIVFNPDESKEALAIAEKVRGEYVVTIKGKVVERHESQINRKLKTGEIEILASSIEILNVAKTTPFYIEDGVEVSDDLRLKYRYLDLRRPEMSKIIRTRHDIKRAVRDTLDDLGFIDIETPMLNKSTPEGARDYLVPSRVHPGHFYALPQSPQLNKQLLMSAGFDKYYQIVRCFRDEDLRGDRQPEFTQIDIETSFQSAEDIQTMTENLLKAVVKKAKGVDIPTPFPRMEYDEAMARYGSDKPDVRFGLELQDVADIVVDTDFKVFSQAVENGGQVKAINIVGGGKAYSRKQIDALGEFVKVYGSKGLAWLKVEEGELKGPIAKFFDADKQAALTERLNGNVGDMFVFVADKASVVAASLGALRVKVAKELQLIDEEQLAFLWVVNWPLFEYDEEAERFVAAHHPFTMPNESDVALLDTKPEDVYAQAYDVVLNGYELGGGSLRIYDSAIQAKMFKALGFTEEEARAQFGFLMDAFEYGTPPHGGIALGLDRIVMLLTGRDNIRDTIAFPKTGRASDPMTQAPSTVSDKQLDELRLNVTAKEE, encoded by the coding sequence AGTAACAAAAGAATATGTTGGACAAGAAGTTACTTTGAGTGGCTGGGTACAAAAACGACGTGATTTAGGTGGACTAATCTTTATCGACCTCCGTGATCGTGAAGGTTATGTTCAAATTGTTTTTAATCCAGATGAATCAAAAGAAGCTTTAGCAATAGCTGAAAAAGTCCGCGGCGAGTATGTTGTGACAATCAAAGGTAAGGTTGTTGAACGTCATGAATCACAAATTAATCGTAAGCTTAAAACAGGTGAAATTGAAATTTTAGCGAGCTCAATTGAAATTTTAAACGTTGCTAAAACGACACCGTTCTATATCGAAGATGGCGTAGAAGTATCAGATGATTTACGTTTGAAATACCGTTACCTTGATTTACGACGTCCAGAAATGTCAAAAATCATCCGTACGCGACATGATATTAAACGTGCTGTTCGTGATACATTAGATGATTTAGGTTTCATTGATATTGAAACACCCATGTTAAACAAATCAACACCAGAAGGTGCACGAGACTATTTAGTACCTAGTCGTGTCCATCCAGGACATTTTTATGCATTGCCACAATCTCCTCAACTCAATAAACAGTTGTTGATGTCAGCTGGTTTTGATAAATATTACCAAATCGTTCGTTGTTTCCGTGACGAAGATTTGCGTGGCGACCGCCAACCAGAATTTACACAAATTGATATTGAAACAAGTTTCCAATCAGCCGAAGATATTCAAACAATGACTGAAAACTTGTTAAAAGCAGTTGTGAAAAAAGCTAAAGGCGTTGATATTCCGACACCATTTCCGCGTATGGAGTACGATGAGGCAATGGCGCGTTACGGAAGTGATAAACCTGATGTCCGCTTTGGTCTTGAGTTACAAGATGTCGCAGATATTGTCGTTGATACTGATTTCAAAGTCTTTTCACAAGCAGTTGAAAATGGCGGACAAGTTAAAGCCATTAACATTGTTGGTGGTGGAAAAGCTTATTCACGTAAACAAATTGATGCCTTAGGTGAGTTTGTTAAAGTATACGGTTCAAAAGGTTTAGCTTGGCTTAAAGTTGAAGAAGGCGAATTAAAGGGACCTATTGCTAAATTCTTTGATGCAGATAAACAAGCAGCATTAACTGAACGTTTAAATGGTAACGTGGGAGATATGTTTGTTTTTGTCGCAGATAAAGCAAGCGTCGTCGCAGCATCATTAGGCGCTTTACGAGTGAAAGTTGCTAAAGAGTTACAATTGATTGATGAAGAACAATTAGCCTTTTTATGGGTCGTTAACTGGCCATTATTTGAATATGATGAAGAAGCAGAACGCTTTGTCGCAGCGCACCATCCATTTACTATGCCAAATGAGTCAGATGTAGCATTGCTAGATACAAAACCTGAGGATGTCTATGCACAGGCCTATGATGTCGTTTTAAATGGTTATGAATTAGGCGGCGGGTCACTACGTATTTATGATAGTGCTATCCAAGCCAAGATGTTTAAAGCATTAGGATTCACAGAAGAAGAAGCCCGTGCACAATTTGGTTTCTTAATGGACGCATTTGAGTATGGTACACCTCCACATGGCGGTATTGCATTAGGACTTGATCGTATTGTCATGTTATTAACAGGACGCGATAATATTCGTGACACAATTGCCTTCCCTAAAACAGGACGAGCAAGTGATCCAATGACTCAAGCCCCATCAACAGTAAGCGATAAACAATTGGATGAATTACGTCTGAACGTTACAGCTAAAGAAGAGTAA